One genomic segment of Nitrospira sp. includes these proteins:
- a CDS encoding radical SAM protein, protein MSASGLVQIDGLTPIKREDRKQSKVTLIFPPEWVPTAPYLALPSLTAVLREAGHRVIQRDINIGMWDHFFSLEFLIWVKGRLAMQLKALHEKEKAGFLTERDVDQMAVVEQADAVDVFNLADRAEEAKLIVRGERFYEAETLEGALNTFRETMFYISAAYYPASLVFYPMESNLGYRPGVSKEVFACLEDEQVNVYRDLCNQLVMPDMAREQPDVVGISIGTQMQLLAGLTFAKMIKEAFPKIHVVVGGNVITRLQEDLINHERFFAEVFDSAILYEGEHALLWLIEALNEHRPLASIPNLMYRDESGLHRNSEVYTEKTNELPLPDFEGMPLDRYFVPELIIPYLATRGCYWGRCTFCDHGQGYFDQYRGMAAQRVVEQIKALRDKYQCRHFLFSDESYPPALFKKVSQLLVDQEVKIKWTTLIRFEETLQDQAIWNLAAEAGCCTLYYGMESANERVLNLMDKHARKDVIERNLQMAAKAGIWNHVMAFYGFPGETFEEAMETRQFVLDHQPVIHSLELFYFVAYRHTPMVRHPEKFGITIHKQEEYDLPLDYYYTLNDPKTLACLDAMQLCEEFYKNDFHPWAVRVNSREHVFLYISKFGTNRLPQIYAQQTQPVGSPDGVSGLITWPVVHSQGDEGMSRVTSHDTG, encoded by the coding sequence ATGAGCGCAAGTGGCTTGGTGCAAATAGATGGGCTTACGCCGATCAAGCGGGAAGATCGGAAGCAGTCGAAAGTCACGCTCATCTTTCCGCCTGAGTGGGTGCCGACAGCGCCGTACCTAGCATTACCCTCACTCACAGCCGTCTTGCGAGAGGCGGGCCATAGGGTCATCCAGCGCGATATCAACATCGGCATGTGGGATCACTTCTTCAGTCTCGAATTTCTGATCTGGGTGAAGGGTCGGCTGGCGATGCAGCTCAAGGCCTTGCACGAGAAGGAAAAAGCAGGGTTTCTCACGGAACGGGATGTGGACCAAATGGCCGTCGTGGAGCAGGCCGATGCCGTCGATGTGTTCAATCTGGCGGATCGGGCTGAAGAGGCTAAACTGATCGTGCGTGGCGAACGTTTCTATGAGGCTGAGACGCTGGAGGGGGCGCTCAATACTTTCCGTGAGACGATGTTCTATATCTCTGCCGCCTACTATCCCGCCTCACTCGTCTTTTATCCGATGGAGAGCAATTTGGGCTATCGTCCGGGAGTCTCGAAAGAAGTATTTGCCTGTTTAGAAGATGAGCAAGTGAACGTCTATCGGGATCTCTGTAATCAGTTGGTTATGCCGGACATGGCGAGAGAGCAGCCGGATGTCGTCGGGATTTCCATCGGGACGCAGATGCAGCTATTGGCAGGCCTGACTTTCGCGAAGATGATCAAGGAGGCGTTTCCAAAAATCCATGTAGTGGTGGGCGGGAACGTCATCACACGGCTTCAAGAAGACCTCATCAATCATGAGAGGTTTTTTGCAGAAGTGTTTGATTCAGCGATCCTCTATGAAGGGGAACATGCCTTGCTGTGGCTCATCGAAGCGTTGAATGAGCACCGGCCGCTTGCCTCTATTCCCAACCTCATGTATCGCGATGAGTCAGGTCTCCATCGGAATTCTGAAGTGTATACCGAGAAGACCAATGAGCTACCCTTGCCGGACTTTGAGGGCATGCCGCTGGATCGCTACTTCGTTCCGGAACTGATCATTCCCTACTTGGCGACGCGCGGCTGCTATTGGGGGCGCTGCACGTTTTGCGACCATGGTCAGGGCTACTTCGATCAGTACCGAGGGATGGCGGCTCAGCGGGTGGTTGAGCAGATCAAGGCTCTACGGGATAAGTACCAGTGCCGGCACTTTCTCTTCTCCGATGAATCCTATCCACCGGCGCTCTTCAAGAAGGTTTCGCAGCTGCTGGTGGACCAAGAGGTGAAGATCAAGTGGACGACGCTCATTCGATTTGAAGAGACTCTGCAAGATCAAGCCATCTGGAATCTCGCGGCTGAGGCCGGCTGTTGCACGCTCTATTATGGGATGGAATCGGCGAACGAGCGGGTCTTGAATCTTATGGACAAGCATGCTCGGAAAGACGTCATTGAACGCAATCTCCAAATGGCGGCGAAGGCGGGGATTTGGAACCACGTGATGGCCTTTTATGGCTTTCCCGGCGAGACGTTTGAGGAGGCCATGGAAACTCGTCAGTTTGTCCTCGATCATCAGCCGGTGATTCATTCCCTCGAACTGTTCTACTTCGTGGCGTACCGCCACACCCCAATGGTGCGGCATCCGGAAAAATTCGGCATCACGATCCATAAGCAGGAGGAGTACGATCTGCCGTTGGACTATTACTACACCTTGAACGACCCGAAGACACTGGCTTGTCTCGACGCAATGCAGCTCTGCGAGGAATTCTATAAGAACGATTTTCATCCCTGGGCCGTGCGGGTCAACTCTCGCGAACATGTCTTTCTCTATATCTCGAAGTTTGGGACGAACCGGTTACCCCAAATTTATGCTCAGCAGACGCAGCCGGTGGGGTCACCAGACGGAGTGTCAGGCTTGATTACCTGGCCGGTTGTACATTCGCAAGGCGACGAAGGAATGTCACGTGTCACCAGTCACGACACCGGCTGA